From a region of the Odontesthes bonariensis isolate fOdoBon6 chromosome 2, fOdoBon6.hap1, whole genome shotgun sequence genome:
- the LOC142400421 gene encoding homeobox protein Hox-D4b-like, with product MDSYVVSCKYAEPQFPPCEEDYSNFTDQGGYYNNPQDSGSYAGGYQPMQPPPPPYTPQQTGYQHSLQGHHREDGEDHSQHHGATYPVYRETDAPGKERLPVSDLQCQAWMTCAKPAQVQRKTACQGKDKPPIVVYPWMKKVHVAHVNPNHMGPEPKRLRTAYTRQQVLELEKEFHFSRYLTRRRRVEVAHTLCLSERQVKVWFQNRRMRWKKDNKLPNTKGRSKNKKATDSNNNNNSGGDNVKAVITV from the exons ATGGACTCCTACGTGGTGAGCTGTAAATATGCTGAGCCGCAGTTCCCGCCTTGTGAAGAAGATTACAGTAATTTTACTGACCAAGGGGGGTATTACAACAACCCCCAGGACAGTGGTAGTTACGCAGGGGGCTATCAGCCAATGCAGCCCCCTCCGCCTCCATACACACCACAACAAACCGGCTATCAACACTCTTTGCAGGGGCATCACCGGGAGGATGGAGAGGACCACTCGCAGCATCACGGTGCAACCTACCCGGTCTACAGAGAGACAGACGCCCCCGGAAAGGAGAGGCTCCCCGTGAGTGACCTGCAGTGCCAGGCCTGGATGACCTGTGCGAAACCCGCTCAGGTGCAGAGGAAAACGGCCTGCCAGGGCAAAGACAAGCCGCCCATTGTTGTCTACCCGTGGATGAAGAAAGTGCACGTCGCTCATG tCAATCCTAATCACATGGGACCGGAGCCCAAGCGGTTGCGAACGGCCTACACGCGACAGCAGGTTCTTGAGCTCGAGAAGGAGTTCCACTTCAGCCGCTACCTCACGCGCCGCCGCCGAGTCGAGGTGGCCCACACGCTCTGCCTGTCCGAACGGCAGGTGAAAGTGTGGTTCCAGAACCGGCGCATGCGctggaaaaaggacaacaagcTGCCGAACACCAAGGGAAGGAGCAAAAACAAGAAAGCAACggacagcaacaacaacaacaacagcggCGGCGATAATGTGAAGGCGGTGATAACCGTGTGA